The DNA region ACTTTATTAGACTATTTACTGAATTCAGGGTTAAAAAATATATAGGAGGAGAAATAAAAAATGAAATTTTTATTTGACACAGCCAATATTGAGGATATTAGAAGATATAGTGAGTTTTTCCCAATTGCAGGTATTACAAGTAACCCTAGTATCATAAAAAAAGAAGGGAAAATTGATTTCTTCAATCACTTTAAAGAAATTCGTGAAATAATCGGTAGGGATAAAGATCTCCATATTCAAATCCTTGCTGAAGACGCTGAAGGAATATTAAAAGAAACAGAAACAATTTTAGAAAATGTGGATGATAAAGTGTGTATTAAGGTTCCAGTTACTGAACAGGGTTTAAAGGGAATAAGAACTCTTAAAGCTAAGGGAATTTCTGTTACAGCAACTGCAATTTACACAAAAATTCAAGGCCTATTGGCAATAGAAGCAGGAGCAGACTTTATTGCACCATATTTTAATCGTATGGAAAATATGGATATTAATCCTCGTGAGGTTATTTCAACCTTTGCCAATATGATCAGTGAATACAACTATTCAACTAAAATTTTAGCAGCAAGCTTTAAAAATATTGGTCAGGTAAATGATGCTTTTGCCGCAGGAGCACAAATGGTAACTGTGTCACCAGATTTACTGCATACCGCTTTTAAAATGCCATCCATACAGAAAGCAGTAGATGATTTTGTTGCTGATTGGAAAGGCGTGTTTGGAGAAAAAGTTTCAATTTGTGATTTGCCTAATAACTAGATTGTCTAAAGTATCATAATTATTTTGAAACTAAGGTAACATTCGTAGATGGTCATATTCATTATATATGCGGTTTTACAAGTGCTGATTAATTATATATTCAATTATTTTTTAGCTGTCAAAATATATGGCAGCTTACTTTTTACTCTTATCATTTCTTAGTTATCTTCAATACTTTCTCCTATGGCATAATATTTTCAATTTATGCCTAATGATTGAACTATTCGAGTAACTTTTTTATATCCATATATCCTTCTCACTTTAAGTATAGTTTATATGTATTTTGTACTACAAATATGAAAAAATTTTTTGAATTATTAAATTTAAGTCTAAAGAAGAATTAAAAGAAATGCTGGATATTCTATATGATAATATTTGAATCTATATTACATAAAATCCAAATAATGCTATTATCTTTTTTCATATCATACCATCTATATAAAAATAAAGATTTAGCTTAAAATTATAAAAAACCGTTGACATTGACGCTGCGTAAAGGTGTATATTTATGTTGTCAGGAGGTGCAAGGATGGAGTACACGATACAAAAGCTTGGTAAAATGGCTGGAGTCAGCACGAGGACATTACGATATTACGATGAAATTGGAATTCTTAAGCCGGCAAGAATTAATTCCTCAGGATATCGTATTTATGGAAAGACAGAAGTGGATAGGCTGCAACAGATACTTTTTTATAGAGAGCTGGAAGTAAGTCTATCAGATATTAAAAATATCGTAACTTCACCATCTTTTGATGCAACTAAGGCGCTAAAGGAGCATCGAAAAAAACTTCTGGCAAAAAGGAAGCAATTAAATCTGTTAATTGCCAATATTGATAAAACCATAGCAGTATCAGAGGAGGGAATTACAATGGCTGATAAAGAAAAATTTGAAGGTTTTAAACAAAGAATGATTGAGGATAATGAGAAAAAATATGGTAAAGAGATTAGAGAAAAATACGGTGATAAGCAAGTTGATGATTCAAATAATGCGTTTAAAAATATGACAAAGGAGCAATATGATGAGTTTGAAAAACTTGGAGCCAGTATAATAAGTACTTTAAAGGAAGCCTTTGCAACAGGTGATCCAGCAGGAGAGCTAGCACAAAAAACTGCAGAGCTACACCATAAATGGCTAACCTATGCCTGGGGAAGCTACAATAAAGAAGCCCATGCAGGTCTTGCTCAGATGTATGTAGTTGATGAGAGATTTACAGCCTACTATGATAAGGAGCAGCCTGGTCCAGCAGAATTTTTAAGGGATGCTATTTTTATTTATACGGGGATGAAAAAATAATTTTGTTACAAATAATTAAGAGCTATTGGTGTAAGTAATATAAGTATAATCCAATTCAATATTTTGCATACTAATTATTAGAGGTGATACTTTTATGAATAAGCATAAAGTAAAGAATAATCAGTATGAAAGGCTAGGCATAAGAAAAAATATTAATGGAGATTTTGAATACATTGATCCTTCTGAAAAAAATAAATCTAAATATGAATCCATTAAAAAGTATACAAGACCATAAGATATATGAAATTTTAACAAAACGTGCGAAATTCTCCTATCATCTTAGGTGGGAGAATAATAGCACTTGCCGATAGGCAACAAATGAATTATAATAAAATTATAGGTTTACAAACGTTATTTGTGAGATAACACTACCGTGGGTACTACGGGAAGGATTTTCCTCATAAAAAATCCATAGCCTTGGAAACTGATATCCTGTAAAAGAAAATTTCCCTTGTGGTTAGGATGGATTAAAGGAAGCCATTCACTTCTATAAGTGGTGGTAGTTCACTAACACTTTCTGTGTATTTATCATAGGAGTGTTATTTTTTATCTATAATTATCAATGAATTTTTTTAAATGCGGATTTGAATTATTGCTAAGTTTTAGCGGATTATCAAGAGAGATAATTATAGTAGACATTCATATAGGAAAGAAAAATAAAAAATCATTCAAAAAAGTAATTGACAAATATAAACGTTTACATTATAATAAAAACATAAAGAAGATATAAAAGTTCTTAAACAACAGAAGGATTTTTAATCTTACTGAAATTTAAGAATCTTAATCTAAGAATAAGCATTGTAGCGTAAAGCTTAAAAACTTTAATGCAGCGGAGAAGCTGATTGTTAGATAAAAACTTCTTTATAGCAACCCTAACTCATAAAGAAAACTAAAACAATAATAAGATGGTGTTAAAGGATTAGTAAATCTAAAGCATCTAATAGTAGAAATCTCGTAAATAGCAAAAGTAAATATGATTAGATATTTACAGATATAAGCTATAAGAATACTACTAATAGATGTGATGAATGTTTGATTTAAGAGAATGTTCAGAAAGCTAAAAAGACATTTAGCGATGTTAGACTATAGGATAATGTTTATAAATGTTAAAGAAAAAAGTAAATATAATTGTAAAGATATATGTATAGATTAGTGCACTATATTAACCTAATTACTTTATTAATCAATATATAATATGTCGAGGAAGATTGTATTTAAAACAAATTAAAAAAGTTAAATTTTTATGGTGTAATACACATCGTAAAAAATAACTAGAAAAGGGTGATGGATATTCAAGTAGAATCAGATTGTTTCAATGAGTTAGGAGTTGCTTAACCACCAATTAGTTTATATATAATATAGCTAATTGGTGGTTTGATTTTTGTTATATTATATAAACAGCGTTTGTAATCTAACTGAAAAATCTTTAAATATTTCTGATATGACAATATCATCCTTTGAATATATTATGGGCTCAGAATATGTACCGTTTTCACTTAATGCAAATATTTCAACGGTTTTGCTTTTGGGAGATATTATCCAATATTCTTTTACGCCAAACTGCATATATAAATTCATCTTTTCTATATAATCTTTTGAAGTTGTTGATGGTGAAAGTACTTCAACAACAAGAGTTGGTATGCCTATATAGTTATTTTCGTTAAGACCACTTCTATCACATATAACTGTTAAATCCGGTTGAACCTTATTTTTATGGTCTTTATTTTTAAAAATTACATCAAAAGGAGAAACAAAATGTCTGCATTCTTTTCCTCTGAAATAAATTCCAAATTCAGTGGATAAATTAGTGACAATTGTTTGATGTGCAACGGATGGAGCTGCCTGCATATATACTGATCCATTTATAAATTCTAAGTTTTCATTTCCAATATCTATATTCTCAAACTCTTCATAGCTGATAAATTTTTTATCTGGAAGCATTATAGTTCTCAACTCCTTGATTTATTTTTAATTTTAAGCAAGTTAATTGTTTTATTAGTATTTACATATATTATATCCAAGTTTGATGTAAATTGTATACTCTATTTTAACTCAAGATTAAAAGCTACAATGATATTTATAATAAAATAAAAAAATTAGGTCAAAAGTAATTGACAAATACAAACGTTTACATTATAATAAAAGCATAAAGAGGATATAAAAAACTTCTTTATAGCAACCCTAACTCATAAGAGAAACTAAAAAAAGTAATAAAAATAGTGTTAAAGAGTTAGTATATCTAAAAGCATTTAATGGTAGGAAACTTATAAGTAGGTAAATATGATTAAATATTTACAGATGTAAACTGTAAATAAATTTTTATAGTGTAATACACATTATAAAAAAACAACTAAAAAAGGGTGATGGATATTCAAGTAGAATCAGATTGTTCCAATGAGTTAGGAGTTGCTTAACCACCAATTAGTTTATATTTAATATATAGCTAATTGGTGGTTTGATTTTTTGGATATAAGAGACTAGGCGATGCTAGAAAATGAGTATATAGATTTTGAAACTTGGTTTTTCTACATATAAATATATTGTGAAAAAACATAATAGAGAAATATACTTCAAAACTTTCTGACTCCATAATAACCTTCGACAGAATCTAATGAGCATGGTAATATAAAAATATGTAGTAGAGTTTAGAAATTAGAAATAAAAGGGTCAATCCGAAAGTATGAAAAAAAGAATTAAATAAAGGGGCGGAAATGTTATGGAAAAGGTTGCTTTATTAAAATGTACAGATTATGATGTCAATAATATTGAAAAAAAGCTTAGAGAAGGCTTTGAACTTTTGGGTGGGACTTCTTTTTTGAGAACCCTTATACCGGAAAATAGTAAAGTATTATTAAAGCCTAATTTTCTTAGTATAGTTGAAAAGGGCTCCCCGGTTATAACACATTATGCACTGTTTGAAGCTGTTGTCAGGATAATTAAGGAATATAGTAATAATATAATATTTGGTGACTCTCCAGGTTCAGGAGATACGAGAAAAGCTGCTGAAGAATCAGGGCTAATGGAGGTTGCCAAGAGATATGGAGTTAGGTTTGTTGATTTTAATGATGAAGTACATGTGGAACTGAAAAACCCCTTAATGTACAAGTTCTGGAATATTGCTAAAGAGCCTTATGACGCAGATGTAGTTATAACCCTGCCTAAGCTTAAAACTCACGCCATGATGTATTATACTGGAGCGGTTAAGAATCAATTTGGATGTATACCTGGTTCTCAAAAGGCAGCATGGCACACAAAACTACCTGATGCAGTTAACTTTAGTAAAATGTTACTGGACTTAAATTCTGTTGTGAAAACCAGCTTTGCAATTCTTGATGGTATAATTGCCATGGAAGGAAATGGGCCTAGGAATGGAACACCTAAAAAAATGGATACTATAATTATGGGGAAATGCCTTACAGCAGTTGATTCCACAGCAGTAAGGTTAATTGGATATGATGATGTATTAGCTATACCTATTCTAAAGGCAGCTTATGATACAAAATGGGGAACTGTAATTCCAGAAGAAATAGAGATTCTAGGAGAAAAGATTGAGGATATGAAGTGTAAAGATTTTAAGCTCTCACGAAGTGCAAAAGTGATTAATTTTATAAGTCCTTCACTAAATAACTTTGTGGCTTCATTGACTGCACCTAATCCAGTTTTGATTGAAGAAAAATGCATAGGTTGTAAGAAATGTGGTGAGGTTTGTCCAGAAAAATCTAAAGTAATATCTTTTGTAAAGCATAATAACAAAGTAATACCAAAATGGAAGTATAGTAATTGTATACGATGTTTTTGCTGCCAGGAGCTTTGTCCAAGGGGAGCCATAGTAACAAAGAACAAACCCTTAAGCAGGATGTTAGGTTTAAAGTAGATAGTGGATGAAAAATGGGTATAATAACAGAAAAGGCTAATCTAATATAAGGAAAAATAATAAGTCTATAAGAAAAAGAAATTTGTTTTTTAGTATATTGTATACGAGAGATAGGAAGGAGTGAATTAAAATATGGCATTACATCATTATAAGAAAAAGAAATATGAAGAAGATTTTAAAAATGTTTATGCTAATTCAATATCCAAGACGCAGCTCCCAAAAAGTGAGTTGCCAGAAAAGGTTTCAGATCCGCAAGTGATTAAGCAACTGATTTGTGATGAACTTTTTATGGATGGAAATGCACGTCAAAATCTAGCAACATTTTGTACTACCTATATTGAAGATGAAGTTCGGGAACTTATGGATCTGTCAATTGACAAAAATATGATAGACAAGGATGAGTATCCTCAAACTGCTGAAATTGAACATCGTTGTGTTAGTATACTGGCAAATCTATGGCATTCACCTGAAAAAGAAGACACTATTGGATGTTCAACAACTGGCTCAAGTGAAGCGGCAATGCTTGGGGGATTGGCACTTAAATGGCAATGGCGTAAGCAACGTGAAGCTGAAGGTAAAGCCACTAATAATCCTAATATAGTATGTGGACCGGTACAGATATGTTGGCATAAATTTGCGCGTTACTTTGATGTGGAAATTAGAGAAGTTCCGCTAACCTCAGATAATCTATGTATGCAGCCAGGTCAACTGAAAGATTACTGTGATGAGAACACAATTGGAGTAGTTGCAACTTTAGGCAGTACATTTACAGGTGTATATGAACCAGTACAGGGGCTAGCTAAAGCTCTAGACGTAATTCAAAATGAAAAAGGATGGGATATACCAATTCATGTAGATGGGGCTAGTGGGGCATTTATTGCACCGTTTATACAGAAGGACATAAAGTGGGATTTTTCTATTTCTAGGGTTAAATCCATTAATGCTTCTGGACACAAATTTGGAATGGCTCCACTAGGCGTTGGTTGGATAATTTGGAGAACTATAGATGATTTACCTAAGGAATTGATCTTTAATGTTGACTATTTAGGAGGTCAA from Clostridium pasteurianum BC1 includes:
- a CDS encoding fructose-6-phosphate aldolase, with protein sequence MKFLFDTANIEDIRRYSEFFPIAGITSNPSIIKKEGKIDFFNHFKEIREIIGRDKDLHIQILAEDAEGILKETETILENVDDKVCIKVPVTEQGLKGIRTLKAKGISVTATAIYTKIQGLLAIEAGADFIAPYFNRMENMDINPREVISTFANMISEYNYSTKILAASFKNIGQVNDAFAAGAQMVTVSPDLLHTAFKMPSIQKAVDDFVADWKGVFGEKVSICDLPNN
- a CDS encoding Uma2 family endonuclease, with the protein product MLPDKKFISYEEFENIDIGNENLEFINGSVYMQAAPSVAHQTIVTNLSTEFGIYFRGKECRHFVSPFDVIFKNKDHKNKVQPDLTVICDRSGLNENNYIGIPTLVVEVLSPSTTSKDYIEKMNLYMQFGVKEYWIISPKSKTVEIFALSENGTYSEPIIYSKDDIVISEIFKDFSVRLQTLFI
- a CDS encoding glutamate decarboxylase, which encodes MALHHYKKKKYEEDFKNVYANSISKTQLPKSELPEKVSDPQVIKQLICDELFMDGNARQNLATFCTTYIEDEVRELMDLSIDKNMIDKDEYPQTAEIEHRCVSILANLWHSPEKEDTIGCSTTGSSEAAMLGGLALKWQWRKQREAEGKATNNPNIVCGPVQICWHKFARYFDVEIREVPLTSDNLCMQPGQLKDYCDENTIGVVATLGSTFTGVYEPVQGLAKALDVIQNEKGWDIPIHVDGASGAFIAPFIQKDIKWDFSISRVKSINASGHKFGMAPLGVGWIIWRTIDDLPKELIFNVDYLGGQLPTFALNFSRPAGQIIAQYYKFLYLGRQGYTAIQESCASTAQYLGEQLRKIDSLKILYDGHGGIPAVCYSLKDENTTGFSLYDLSDRLKMHGWQIASYPLPSNRENITVQRILIRHGVSRDMIFLLLRDLCKELEHLKNNPVLNSSEKISFHH
- a CDS encoding DUF362 domain-containing protein, producing the protein MEKVALLKCTDYDVNNIEKKLREGFELLGGTSFLRTLIPENSKVLLKPNFLSIVEKGSPVITHYALFEAVVRIIKEYSNNIIFGDSPGSGDTRKAAEESGLMEVAKRYGVRFVDFNDEVHVELKNPLMYKFWNIAKEPYDADVVITLPKLKTHAMMYYTGAVKNQFGCIPGSQKAAWHTKLPDAVNFSKMLLDLNSVVKTSFAILDGIIAMEGNGPRNGTPKKMDTIIMGKCLTAVDSTAVRLIGYDDVLAIPILKAAYDTKWGTVIPEEIEILGEKIEDMKCKDFKLSRSAKVINFISPSLNNFVASLTAPNPVLIEEKCIGCKKCGEVCPEKSKVISFVKHNNKVIPKWKYSNCIRCFCCQELCPRGAIVTKNKPLSRMLGLK
- a CDS encoding MerR family transcriptional regulator, yielding MEYTIQKLGKMAGVSTRTLRYYDEIGILKPARINSSGYRIYGKTEVDRLQQILFYRELEVSLSDIKNIVTSPSFDATKALKEHRKKLLAKRKQLNLLIANIDKTIAVSEEGITMADKEKFEGFKQRMIEDNEKKYGKEIREKYGDKQVDDSNNAFKNMTKEQYDEFEKLGASIISTLKEAFATGDPAGELAQKTAELHHKWLTYAWGSYNKEAHAGLAQMYVVDERFTAYYDKEQPGPAEFLRDAIFIYTGMKK